A DNA window from Providencia huaxiensis contains the following coding sequences:
- the purE gene encoding 5-(carboxyamino)imidazole ribonucleotide mutase — MTAQVPAQSAAKIAIVMGSKSDWTTMQHAADVLTELQIPFHVEIVSAHRTPDKLFSFAETAKENGFDVIIAGAGGAAHLPGMIAAKTLVPVFGVPVQSTALSGVDSLYSIVQMPKGIPVGTLAIGKAGSANAALLAAQVLAISDTAIFNRLIAWREAQTNDVLNNPDPRNA; from the coding sequence ATGACTGCCCAAGTTCCTGCTCAATCTGCGGCAAAAATCGCCATTGTTATGGGTTCGAAAAGTGATTGGACGACCATGCAGCACGCAGCTGATGTATTAACAGAACTCCAAATCCCTTTTCATGTCGAAATCGTCTCTGCGCACCGAACACCAGATAAACTATTTTCTTTTGCTGAAACCGCCAAAGAGAACGGATTTGATGTGATTATCGCGGGCGCGGGTGGTGCCGCACATCTACCAGGAATGATTGCCGCTAAAACATTAGTCCCTGTTTTTGGTGTTCCGGTACAAAGCACTGCATTGAGTGGTGTTGATAGCTTATATTCTATCGTGCAAATGCCTAAAGGCATTCCTGTTGGTACGCTAGCCATCGGTAAAGCAGGCTCAGCAAACGCAGCGCTGTTAGCCGCGCAAGTATTAGCGATAAGTGATACTGCTATTTTCAATCGCCTCATTGCATGGCGAGAAGCACAAACCAATGATGTGTTAAACAACCCAGACCCGAGGAACGCCTAA